The proteins below are encoded in one region of Streptomyces roseirectus:
- a CDS encoding segregation and condensation protein A has translation MTSFDTFPGPGTSGARRRALGRGPGGGNDSPGASEAGSSEAEAARGAEGAAGGAPVAESEWEAAGPPDEAPQADESSGAPEDGPHRVPVPSAAPAPDDASSDGVFTVRLANFEGPFDLLLQLIAKHKLDVTEVALSKVTDEFMAHIRAMGPDWDLDQTTEFLVVAATLLDLKAARLLPAAEVEDEADLALLEARDLLFARLLQYRAYKQIADILQHRLDVEGRRYPRTVGLEPHHAELLPEVVLSIGAEGFARLAVKAMQPKPKPQVYVEHIHAPLVSVQEQARVVVARLKELGEASFRVLVADTEDTLTVVARFLALLELYRDKAVELDQETALGDLLVRWTGGEATASVTDEFDRLTETTEEKA, from the coding sequence ATGACCTCGTTCGACACCTTTCCTGGCCCCGGGACCTCCGGTGCGCGCCGCCGTGCGCTCGGCCGGGGGCCGGGTGGCGGGAACGATTCGCCGGGGGCGAGCGAGGCGGGGTCGAGTGAGGCGGAGGCCGCTCGGGGCGCGGAGGGCGCCGCCGGGGGCGCGCCGGTCGCGGAGAGCGAGTGGGAAGCCGCCGGGCCGCCGGACGAAGCGCCGCAGGCCGACGAGTCGTCGGGCGCACCCGAGGACGGGCCCCACCGCGTGCCGGTTCCCTCGGCCGCCCCGGCACCCGACGACGCTTCGTCCGACGGGGTCTTCACCGTCCGGCTCGCCAACTTCGAAGGCCCCTTCGATCTGCTGCTCCAGCTGATCGCCAAGCACAAGCTGGACGTCACCGAGGTCGCGCTGTCGAAGGTCACCGACGAGTTCATGGCGCACATCCGGGCGATGGGCCCGGACTGGGACCTGGACCAGACGACCGAGTTCCTGGTCGTCGCCGCCACGCTGCTCGACCTCAAGGCCGCGCGGCTGCTGCCGGCCGCCGAGGTGGAGGACGAGGCGGATCTCGCGTTGTTGGAGGCGCGGGACCTGTTGTTCGCGCGACTGCTCCAGTACCGGGCGTACAAACAGATCGCCGACATCCTCCAGCACCGGCTGGACGTCGAGGGGCGCCGCTACCCCCGTACCGTCGGCCTCGAACCCCACCACGCCGAACTGCTGCCCGAGGTCGTCCTCAGCATCGGGGCGGAGGGGTTCGCCCGGCTCGCCGTGAAGGCGATGCAGCCGAAGCCGAAGCCCCAGGTGTACGTCGAGCACATCCACGCGCCGCTGGTGAGCGTGCAGGAACAGGCGCGGGTCGTCGTCGCACGGCTGAAGGAACTCGGCGAGGCCAGCTTCCGGGTGCTGGTGGCGGACACCGAGGACACCCTCACCGTCGTCGCCCGGTTCCTCGCGCTGCTGGAGCTGTACCGGGACAAGGCGGTCGAGCTGGACCAGGAGACGGCGCTGGGCGACCTGCTCGTGCGGTGGACCGGCGGTGAGGCGACCGCCTCGGTGACGGACGAGTTCGACCGGCTGACGGAGACGACGGAGGAGAAGGCGTGA
- the scpB gene encoding SMC-Scp complex subunit ScpB — protein sequence MVVDEPATEEHLAKILQRPRRQIADALRELADEYTAQGRGFELRAVAGGWRYYTRPAYSAAVEGFVLDGQQARLTQAALETLAVVAYRQPVSRSRVSAVRGVNCDGVMRTLLQRGLVEEAGAEPETGAILYVTTNYFLERMGLRGLDELPELAPFLPEAEAIEAETLEGVPSFDPDAPDSEDEDDKTEL from the coding sequence ATGGTCGTCGACGAACCGGCGACCGAGGAGCACCTGGCGAAGATCCTCCAGCGGCCCCGGCGGCAGATCGCGGACGCCCTCAGGGAGCTGGCCGACGAGTACACGGCACAGGGCCGGGGGTTCGAGCTGCGGGCCGTCGCCGGGGGCTGGCGCTACTACACGCGGCCCGCCTACTCCGCGGCCGTCGAGGGCTTCGTCCTGGACGGCCAGCAGGCCCGCCTCACCCAGGCGGCGCTGGAGACACTGGCCGTCGTCGCCTACCGGCAGCCGGTCAGCCGCAGCCGGGTCTCCGCGGTGCGCGGGGTGAACTGCGACGGTGTGATGCGCACCCTGTTGCAGCGGGGGCTGGTCGAGGAAGCGGGCGCGGAACCCGAAACAGGTGCGATCCTGTATGTGACGACGAACTACTTCCTGGAGCGGATGGGCCTGCGCGGTCTGGACGAGCTTCCGGAACTCGCGCCCTTCCTCCCGGAGGCGGAGGCGATCGAGGCCGAGACGCTGGAAGGGGTCCCGTCGTTCGATCCGGACGCTCCGGATTCCGAGGACGAAGACGACAAGACGGAACTTTGA
- a CDS encoding NUDIX hydrolase — translation MDGYDKHAYEPFAVTVDLAVFTLRAGALHVLLVERGQEPYAGRWALPGGFVLPEESAETAARRELAEETGLTGSAGIHLEQLRTYSEPGRDPRMRVVSVAFTALLALPPGAPEPHGGGDAAQARWTPYDSAGPLAFDHDRILADARERVGAKFEYTCLATAFCPPEFTLGELQQVYETVWGTCLDRPNFRRKVLATPGFVEPAPTGAARLTGGRGKPAALYRAGTATALHPPLVRPATEGRPA, via the coding sequence GTGGACGGCTACGACAAACACGCGTACGAACCCTTCGCCGTCACCGTCGACCTCGCCGTGTTCACCCTTCGCGCGGGCGCCCTGCACGTCCTGCTCGTCGAGCGGGGGCAGGAGCCGTACGCCGGACGCTGGGCGCTGCCCGGCGGGTTCGTGCTGCCCGAGGAGTCCGCCGAGACCGCCGCCCGCCGCGAACTCGCCGAGGAGACCGGGCTCACCGGGAGCGCAGGGATCCACCTGGAGCAACTGCGCACCTACAGCGAACCCGGCCGCGACCCCCGCATGCGCGTCGTCTCCGTCGCCTTCACCGCCCTCCTCGCCCTCCCGCCCGGCGCGCCCGAACCGCACGGCGGGGGCGACGCGGCGCAGGCCCGCTGGACGCCGTACGACAGCGCCGGGCCGCTCGCCTTCGACCACGACCGGATCCTCGCCGACGCGCGCGAACGCGTGGGCGCCAAGTTCGAGTACACGTGCCTGGCCACCGCGTTCTGCCCGCCCGAGTTCACCCTCGGGGAGCTCCAGCAGGTCTACGAGACCGTCTGGGGCACCTGCCTCGACCGGCCCAACTTCCGCCGCAAGGTCCTCGCCACCCCCGGCTTCGTCGAGCCCGCGCCCACCGGCGCCGCCCGCCTCACCGGAGGACGCGGGAAACCCGCCGCCCTGTACCGCGCGGGGACGGCCACCGCACTCCACCCGCCGCTCGTCCGGCCCGCCACAGAAGGACGCCCCGCATGA
- a CDS encoding Rieske (2Fe-2S) protein, translating to MTLPTTRRTVLLTSLMTTSAVALTTACGSSDDDSAGSSSGPTDLAKTADIPVGGGKIFADRKVVVTQPATGEFKAFSAVCTHQGCTVSAVTDGAITCPCHESAFSITDGAVKSGPAPRPLPAKDITVKDGTITLA from the coding sequence ATGACCCTCCCCACGACCCGCCGCACGGTCCTCCTGACGTCCCTGATGACGACGAGCGCGGTGGCGCTGACGACGGCCTGCGGCAGCTCGGACGACGACAGCGCCGGCTCCTCCTCGGGCCCGACGGACCTGGCGAAGACGGCTGACATCCCGGTAGGCGGCGGCAAGATCTTCGCGGACCGGAAAGTGGTCGTCACCCAGCCCGCGACCGGCGAGTTCAAGGCGTTCTCCGCCGTCTGCACCCACCAGGGCTGCACGGTCAGCGCCGTCACCGACGGCGCCATCACCTGCCCCTGTCACGAGAGCGCCTTCAGCATCACGGACGGCGCCGTCAAGTCCGGCCCGGCGCCGCGCCCGCTGCCCGCGAAGGACATCACCGTCAAGGACGGCACGATCACCCTGGCGTGA
- a CDS encoding ADP-ribosylglycohydrolase family protein, giving the protein MSSTTTVRKRAATGALVGLALGDALGFPTEFNDVPQIVAKSGPWRHMPLPARAHVSDDTQMTLAVARGLRSAMDRGVLGPLPLERPVREEFVTWYHSPENNRAPGRTCLRACELLDDPERPWQDASQIDSKGCGANMRVAPIGLAPGLSDEQRAGAAQLQAALTHGHPTGLAAADLTAHAVRLLAHGTGPAALIGLLRAYALANRTRYHHAWLGGLWRRAQDPDAEHYIARGWDDCLAALDRLEAAVRDADPEDDPCLATGAGWIAEEALTTGLLCFLLFPDEPVTALRRAACSSGDSDSIACLTGAFAGAWLGADAWPTEWADRVEYGSELVTLGALWDE; this is encoded by the coding sequence ATGAGTTCTACGACCACGGTGCGCAAGCGCGCCGCCACAGGGGCCCTCGTGGGACTCGCCCTGGGGGACGCGCTCGGGTTCCCCACCGAGTTCAACGACGTGCCGCAGATCGTCGCCAAGTCCGGGCCCTGGCGGCACATGCCGCTGCCCGCACGCGCGCACGTGTCCGACGACACCCAGATGACGCTGGCCGTCGCGCGCGGGCTCAGGTCCGCGATGGACCGGGGTGTCCTCGGGCCGCTGCCCCTGGAGCGGCCGGTGCGCGAGGAGTTCGTCACCTGGTACCACTCCCCGGAGAACAACCGGGCACCCGGACGGACGTGCCTGCGCGCGTGCGAACTGCTGGACGACCCCGAACGGCCCTGGCAGGACGCCAGCCAGATCGACTCCAAGGGATGCGGGGCCAACATGCGCGTCGCGCCCATCGGACTCGCGCCCGGCCTCAGCGACGAACAGCGCGCGGGCGCCGCCCAGCTCCAGGCCGCCCTCACCCACGGCCACCCCACCGGCCTCGCCGCCGCCGACCTCACCGCCCACGCCGTACGCCTCCTCGCGCACGGCACCGGGCCCGCCGCCCTGATCGGCCTCCTGCGCGCGTACGCGCTGGCCAACCGGACCCGCTACCACCACGCCTGGCTCGGCGGCCTCTGGCGGCGCGCCCAGGACCCCGACGCCGAGCACTACATCGCGCGCGGGTGGGACGACTGCCTCGCCGCCCTGGACCGCCTCGAAGCGGCCGTGCGCGACGCCGACCCGGAGGACGACCCCTGCCTCGCCACCGGCGCCGGATGGATCGCCGAGGAAGCCCTTACGACCGGGCTCCTGTGCTTCCTGCTCTTCCCCGACGAACCCGTCACCGCCCTGCGCCGCGCCGCCTGCTCCTCCGGCGACTCCGACTCCATCGCCTGCCTCACCGGCGCCTTCGCGGGCGCCTGGCTCGGCGCCGACGCCTGGCCCACCGAATGGGCCGACCGCGTCGAGTACGGGAGCGAACTGGTGACGCTGGGAGCCCTGTGGGACGAGTGA
- a CDS encoding lysophospholipid acyltransferase family protein, whose protein sequence is MYGLWKPRVLGAWRVPVSGPVIFAVNHSHNIDGPMVMGVAPRPTHFLIKKEAFVGPLDPFLLGIGQLKVDRASTDRNAVTQALSVLDNGGVLGIFPEGSRGEGDFAALRAGLAYFAVRGNAPIVPVAVLGSSERQGRLVKGLPPLRSRVDVVFGDPFDASDGTGRRTRKALDEATERIQKQLTAHLENAKRLTGR, encoded by the coding sequence ATGTACGGCTTGTGGAAGCCCCGCGTGCTCGGCGCGTGGCGGGTTCCGGTGAGCGGGCCGGTCATCTTCGCCGTCAACCACTCGCACAACATCGACGGCCCGATGGTGATGGGCGTCGCGCCCAGGCCGACGCACTTCCTGATCAAGAAGGAGGCGTTCGTCGGCCCCCTCGACCCCTTCCTCCTGGGCATCGGCCAGCTGAAGGTGGACCGCGCGTCCACCGACCGGAACGCCGTCACGCAGGCGCTGAGCGTCCTCGACAACGGCGGCGTCCTCGGGATCTTCCCCGAGGGCAGCCGGGGCGAGGGCGACTTCGCGGCGCTACGGGCGGGCCTCGCCTACTTCGCCGTCCGCGGGAACGCCCCCATCGTCCCCGTGGCCGTCCTGGGAAGTTCCGAGCGGCAAGGACGGTTGGTCAAGGGGCTGCCCCCGCTGCGCTCGCGCGTGGACGTCGTCTTCGGCGACCCCTTCGACGCGAGCGACGGCACCGGCCGCCGCACCCGCAAGGCCCTCGACGAGGCCACCGAACGCATCCAGAAGCAGCTCACCGCGCACCTGGAAAACGCCAAGCGCCTCACCGGGCGCTAG
- the der gene encoding ribosome biogenesis GTPase Der has product MNDDNHSEHDHGALGDAEYAEFMELAAEEGFDVEDVEGAIEEAGHGPLPVLAVVGRPNVGKSTLVNRIIGRREAVVEDKPGVTRDRVTYEAEWAGRRFKVVDTGGWEQDVLGIDASVAAQAEYAIEAADAVVFVVDAKVGATDTDEAVVRLLRKAGKPVVLCANKVDGQSGEADAAYLWSLGLGEPHPVSALHGRGTGDMLDSVLEALPEAPEQSFGTAVGGPRRIALIGRPNVGKSSLLNKVANEERVVVNELAGTTRDPVDELIELGGVTWKFVDTAGIRKRVHLQQGADYYASLRTAAAVEKAEVAVILIDASESISVQDQRIVTMAVEAGRAIVVAYNKWDTLDEERRYYLEREIETELAQVAWAPRVNVSARTGRHMEKLVPAIETALEGWETRVPTGRLNAFLGELVSAHPHPVRGGKQPRILFGTQAGTKPPRFVLFASGFIEAGYRRFIERRLREEFGFDGTPIHISVRVREKRGKKK; this is encoded by the coding sequence ATGAACGACGACAACCACTCCGAGCACGACCACGGAGCGCTCGGTGACGCCGAGTACGCGGAGTTCATGGAGCTCGCCGCGGAAGAGGGCTTCGACGTCGAGGACGTCGAGGGGGCCATCGAGGAGGCCGGGCACGGGCCGCTGCCGGTGCTGGCCGTGGTCGGGCGCCCGAACGTCGGGAAGTCGACGCTGGTCAACCGGATCATCGGACGGCGCGAGGCCGTCGTCGAGGACAAGCCGGGCGTCACCCGGGACCGGGTGACGTACGAGGCCGAGTGGGCCGGGCGGCGGTTCAAGGTCGTCGACACCGGCGGCTGGGAGCAGGACGTCCTCGGCATCGACGCGTCGGTGGCCGCGCAGGCCGAGTACGCGATCGAGGCGGCCGACGCCGTCGTCTTCGTCGTCGACGCCAAGGTCGGCGCGACGGACACCGACGAGGCCGTCGTCCGGCTGCTGCGCAAGGCCGGGAAGCCGGTCGTGCTGTGCGCGAACAAGGTGGACGGGCAGAGCGGCGAGGCGGACGCCGCGTACCTGTGGTCGCTGGGCCTCGGGGAGCCGCACCCCGTCTCCGCGCTGCACGGCCGGGGCACCGGCGACATGCTGGACTCCGTCCTGGAGGCGCTGCCGGAGGCGCCGGAGCAGTCGTTCGGGACGGCCGTCGGCGGCCCCCGCCGGATCGCGCTGATCGGGCGTCCGAACGTCGGCAAGTCCTCGCTGCTGAACAAGGTGGCGAACGAGGAGCGCGTCGTCGTCAACGAACTGGCCGGCACGACCCGGGACCCGGTCGACGAGCTGATCGAACTCGGCGGCGTCACCTGGAAGTTCGTCGACACCGCCGGTATCCGCAAGCGGGTCCACCTCCAGCAGGGCGCCGACTACTACGCCTCGCTGCGCACCGCCGCCGCCGTCGAGAAGGCCGAGGTCGCCGTCATCCTCATCGACGCCTCCGAGTCCATCTCCGTCCAGGACCAGCGGATCGTCACCATGGCCGTCGAGGCGGGCCGCGCCATCGTCGTCGCCTACAACAAGTGGGACACGCTCGACGAGGAGCGGCGCTACTACCTGGAGCGGGAGATCGAGACGGAGCTGGCGCAGGTCGCGTGGGCGCCCCGGGTCAACGTCTCGGCGCGCACCGGGCGGCACATGGAGAAGCTGGTCCCGGCGATCGAGACGGCGCTGGAGGGCTGGGAGACGCGGGTGCCGACCGGCCGGCTGAACGCTTTCCTCGGCGAGCTGGTCTCCGCCCACCCGCACCCGGTCCGGGGCGGCAAGCAGCCCCGCATCCTCTTCGGCACCCAGGCGGGCACCAAGCCGCCGCGCTTCGTGCTGTTCGCCTCCGGCTTCATCGAGGCGGGCTACCGCCGCTTCATCGAGCGCCGGCTGCGCGAGGAGTTCGGCTTCGACGGCACGCCGATCCATATCTCGGTGCGCGTGCGCGAGAAGCGCGGCAAGAAGAAGTAA
- the cmk gene encoding (d)CMP kinase, with protein sequence MENGAAQPVIVAIDGPSGTGKSSTSKAVAGQLGLSYLDTGAQYRAITWWMVHNGIDIDDASAIAAVAGKPEIVSGTDPAAPTIHVDGVDVSGPIRTQEVTSKVSAVSAVPEVRTRITELQRSIAAGAGNGIVVEGRDIGTTVLPDADLKIFLTASAEARAARRSGELGQGTDVAATREALIKRDAADSSRKTSPLAKAADAVEVDTTELTLAQVIECVVTLVEEKRAGK encoded by the coding sequence GTGGAAAACGGCGCCGCCCAGCCTGTGATCGTCGCTATTGACGGTCCCTCCGGCACCGGGAAGTCGAGCACGTCGAAGGCTGTGGCCGGGCAGCTCGGACTGAGCTACCTGGACACGGGGGCCCAGTACCGGGCGATCACCTGGTGGATGGTGCACAACGGGATCGACATCGACGACGCCTCGGCGATCGCCGCCGTCGCCGGGAAGCCGGAGATCGTGTCGGGGACGGATCCGGCGGCGCCGACGATCCACGTGGACGGCGTGGACGTCTCCGGGCCGATCCGGACGCAGGAGGTGACGTCCAAGGTGAGCGCCGTGAGCGCGGTGCCCGAGGTGCGGACGCGGATCACGGAGCTGCAACGGTCGATCGCCGCCGGCGCCGGGAACGGCATCGTCGTCGAGGGCCGGGACATCGGGACGACCGTGCTGCCGGACGCCGATCTCAAGATCTTCCTCACCGCCTCCGCCGAGGCGAGGGCGGCCCGGCGCAGCGGGGAACTGGGCCAGGGCACCGACGTCGCCGCGACCCGCGAGGCGCTGATCAAGCGGGACGCGGCGGACTCCAGCCGCAAGACCTCGCCGCTCGCGAAGGCCGCCGACGCGGTCGAGGTGGACACCACCGAGTTGACGCTGGCGCAGGTCATCGAGTGCGTCGTGACCCTCGTCGAGGAGAAGCGGGCCGGTAAGTGA
- a CDS encoding prephenate dehydrogenase — MRTALVIGTGLIGTSVAMALAQRGVVVHLADHDPEQARTAAALGAGTDEAPEGVVDLAVVAAPPAHVAGVLGDAMRRGVAYGYLDVASVKGGPRRELEALGADLSRYLGTHPMAGREKSGPLAASAELFEGRPWVLTPTRDTDTEVLNLALELVSHCRAVPVVMDADAHDRAVALVSHMPHLVSSLVAARLEHAEESAVRLSGGGIRDVTRIAASDPRMWIDILSANPGPVAELLSDVAADLDETVRALRALESGDDEKRRTGAAGIEDVLRRGNAGQIRVPGKHGSAPRVYEVVGVLIDDQPGQLARIFADAGRAGVNVEDVRIEHATGQQAGLVQLMVEPKAAPLLSAALRERGWGVRQ; from the coding sequence GTGAGGACCGCGCTTGTCATCGGGACCGGGCTCATCGGGACGTCCGTGGCGATGGCCCTCGCGCAGCGCGGGGTCGTCGTCCACCTCGCCGACCACGATCCGGAGCAGGCGCGGACCGCGGCCGCGCTGGGGGCCGGGACCGACGAGGCGCCCGAGGGCGTCGTCGACCTCGCCGTCGTCGCCGCGCCGCCCGCGCATGTCGCCGGGGTGCTCGGGGACGCCATGCGGCGGGGGGTGGCGTACGGGTACCTCGACGTCGCGAGCGTCAAGGGCGGGCCCCGGCGGGAGCTGGAGGCGCTGGGCGCGGACCTCTCCCGGTACCTCGGGACGCACCCCATGGCCGGGCGGGAGAAGTCCGGGCCGCTGGCCGCGTCCGCGGAGCTGTTCGAGGGCCGGCCCTGGGTGCTGACGCCCACGCGGGACACCGACACGGAGGTGCTGAACCTCGCGCTGGAGCTGGTGTCGCACTGCCGGGCCGTGCCGGTCGTCATGGACGCGGACGCGCACGACCGGGCCGTCGCGCTCGTGTCGCACATGCCCCACCTCGTGTCCAGCCTGGTCGCCGCCCGGCTGGAGCACGCGGAGGAGTCCGCCGTGCGGCTGTCCGGCGGCGGGATCCGGGACGTGACGCGGATCGCGGCCTCCGACCCCCGGATGTGGATCGACATCCTGTCCGCGAACCCCGGACCCGTCGCCGAGCTGCTGTCCGACGTCGCCGCGGACCTCGACGAGACCGTGCGGGCCCTGCGGGCGCTGGAGTCGGGGGACGACGAGAAGCGGCGCACGGGCGCGGCCGGGATCGAGGACGTGCTGCGGCGCGGGAACGCCGGACAGATCCGGGTCCCCGGCAAGCACGGGTCGGCGCCCCGGGTGTACGAGGTCGTGGGCGTCCTCATCGACGACCAGCCGGGACAGCTCGCCCGGATCTTCGCGGACGCGGGCAGGGCCGGCGTCAACGTCGAGGACGTGCGCATCGAGCACGCGACGGGGCAGCAGGCCGGGCTGGTGCAGCTGATGGTGGAACCGAAGGCCGCGCCGCTGCTGTCGGCGGCGCTGCGGGAGCGCGGGTGGGGGGTGCGGCAGTAG
- a CDS encoding pseudouridine synthase, whose amino-acid sequence MRSSSGRNSGGNNGGSRGGNSGGRGGNSGGRGNYRGAGNNRDDNQGGRPKKPRPEERRYDVGPGASPEGPRSGRGASARGGAKGGPKQSPGSGRGRWAPATSREYDARAEERNRERYAGKKDIKLPKTFPGAEQEGERLQKVLARAGYGSRRACEELIEQARVEVNGEIVLEQGKRVDPEKDEVRVDGLTVATQSYQFFSLNKPAGVVSTMEDPDGRQCLGDYVTNRETRLFHVGRLDTETEGVILLTNHGELAHRLTHPKYGVKKTYLAHIVGPIPRDLGKRLKDGIQLEDGYARADHFRVVEQTGKNYLVEVTLHEGRKHIVRRMLAEAGFPVDKLVRVAFGPITLGDQKSGWLRRLSNTEVGMLMQEVDL is encoded by the coding sequence ATGCGAAGCAGCAGCGGCAGGAACAGCGGCGGAAACAACGGCGGGAGCCGTGGTGGCAACAGCGGCGGCCGCGGCGGGAACAGCGGCGGCCGGGGCAACTACCGGGGCGCCGGCAACAACCGCGACGACAACCAGGGCGGACGGCCGAAGAAGCCCCGCCCCGAGGAGCGGCGCTACGACGTGGGCCCCGGCGCCTCCCCGGAGGGCCCCAGGTCCGGGCGCGGCGCGTCCGCGCGCGGCGGCGCGAAGGGCGGCCCGAAGCAGTCCCCGGGCAGCGGTCGCGGACGCTGGGCCCCGGCGACCTCGCGCGAGTACGACGCCCGCGCGGAGGAGCGCAACCGGGAGCGGTACGCAGGCAAGAAGGACATCAAGCTGCCCAAGACCTTCCCGGGCGCCGAGCAGGAGGGCGAGCGGCTGCAGAAGGTCCTCGCGCGTGCGGGCTACGGCTCGCGGCGGGCCTGCGAGGAGCTGATCGAGCAGGCGCGCGTGGAGGTCAACGGCGAGATCGTCCTGGAGCAGGGCAAGCGCGTCGACCCGGAGAAGGACGAGGTCCGTGTCGACGGGCTGACGGTCGCGACGCAGTCGTACCAGTTCTTCTCGCTGAACAAGCCGGCCGGCGTCGTCTCCACGATGGAGGACCCGGACGGCCGGCAGTGCCTCGGTGACTACGTCACCAACCGGGAGACGCGCCTGTTCCACGTCGGGCGGCTCGACACCGAGACCGAGGGCGTCATCCTGCTCACCAACCACGGCGAGCTGGCGCACCGGCTGACGCACCCCAAGTACGGCGTGAAGAAGACGTACCTCGCGCACATCGTCGGCCCGATCCCGCGCGACCTCGGCAAGAGGCTGAAGGACGGCATCCAGCTGGAGGACGGGTACGCGCGCGCCGACCACTTCCGGGTCGTCGAGCAGACCGGCAAGAACTACCTGGTCGAGGTCACGCTCCACGAGGGCCGCAAGCACATCGTGCGGCGCATGCTCGCCGAGGCGGGCTTCCCGGTGGACAAGCTGGTGCGGGTCGCGTTCGGCCCGATCACCCTCGGCGACCAGAAGTCGGGGTGGCTGCGGCGGCTGTCCAACACCGAGGTGGGGATGCTGATGCAGGAGGTCGACCTCTAG